A section of the Desulfovibrio porci genome encodes:
- a CDS encoding glycosyltransferase family 2 protein — MSARPAPLLALVVPCYNEEETLPRTLTALAELLERCKAQGLIRPESYALYVDDGSRDRTWQLLEARHRQDPFCRGVSFAANAGHQNAVWAGMDMARQWGVDCIISLDADLQDDIGVIPDMLARYAEGCDIVYGVRNDRSTDTSFKRGTAHFFYRLMGWLNVRLIPDHADYRLVARPVLEALQGFEEQTLFLRGLFPTLGFKTGKVYYSRLSRQAGESKYPLLKMLSFAWRGITSCSAAPLRLAGFMSLLCMLAALVCCLVSFFKYLEGEVIQGWTSLIIVALLLGSVQLFCLSVMGEYIAKIFTEVRRRPRYIVEKTL, encoded by the coding sequence TGACCGCCCTGGCGGAACTGCTGGAGCGCTGCAAGGCTCAGGGCCTGATCCGGCCCGAAAGCTACGCCCTGTATGTGGATGACGGCAGCCGCGACCGGACCTGGCAACTGCTTGAGGCCCGCCACCGTCAGGATCCTTTCTGCCGGGGCGTCAGCTTCGCGGCCAACGCCGGGCATCAGAACGCGGTCTGGGCCGGCATGGACATGGCCCGCCAATGGGGCGTGGACTGCATCATCAGCCTGGACGCCGACCTTCAGGACGACATCGGCGTCATCCCGGACATGCTGGCCCGCTATGCGGAGGGCTGCGACATCGTCTACGGCGTACGTAACGACCGCAGCACGGATACCTCTTTCAAGCGGGGCACGGCACATTTCTTCTACCGCCTCATGGGCTGGCTGAACGTGCGCCTGATCCCGGACCATGCGGACTACCGTCTGGTGGCCCGGCCCGTGCTGGAGGCCCTGCAGGGCTTTGAGGAACAGACGCTTTTTCTGCGCGGGCTTTTCCCCACGCTGGGCTTCAAGACCGGCAAGGTCTATTATTCCCGGCTCTCGCGGCAGGCCGGAGAAAGCAAATATCCCCTGCTGAAAATGCTGTCCTTCGCCTGGAGGGGCATAACCTCCTGCAGCGCGGCGCCCCTGCGTCTGGCGGGCTTTATGAGCCTGCTCTGCATGCTCGCGGCCCTGGTCTGCTGTCTGGTTTCGTTTTTCAAGTATCTGGAGGGCGAGGTCATACAGGGCTGGACGTCCCTGATTATCGTGGCTCTGCTGCTGGGCTCGGTGCAGTTGTTCTGCCTCTCCGTCATGGGCGAGTATATCGCCAAGATTTTTACTGAAGTGCGGCGGCGGCCCCGCTATATTGTGGAAAAGACCCTATGA
- a CDS encoding GtrA family protein, with product MTGFVPTWEDLRRFVQSLLARRWIRFGLVGGAATLCYALLGLLFVNVWAMPLLLGNGLAYLISFAVSYLGQSFWTFQARGGHRAMLPRFAATQAVGLGLNSCIVWLLVRFGLSYGLAMPVAVVLVPVVVYLLCKYWVFRRTRGLSGSGNTSEGAKP from the coding sequence ATGACCGGCTTTGTCCCCACCTGGGAGGACCTGCGGCGTTTTGTGCAAAGCCTGCTGGCCCGGCGCTGGATACGCTTCGGCCTGGTGGGTGGCGCGGCGACCCTCTGTTACGCCCTGCTGGGCCTGCTTTTCGTGAACGTCTGGGCCATGCCCCTGTTGCTGGGCAACGGTCTGGCCTATCTGATCAGTTTTGCCGTTTCCTATCTGGGCCAGAGCTTCTGGACCTTTCAGGCCAGGGGCGGCCACCGGGCCATGCTGCCGCGTTTCGCCGCCACCCAGGCCGTGGGCCTGGGGCTCAACTCCTGCATTGTCTGGCTGCTCGTCCGCTTCGGCCTGAGCTATGGACTGGCCATGCCCGTGGCTGTGGTGCTGGTGCCGGTTGTTGTCTATCTGCTCTGCAAATACTGGGTCTTTCGCCGGACGCGGGGCCTGAGCGGTTCCGGGAATACTTCGGAGGGCGCCAAACCATGA
- a CDS encoding glycosyltransferase family 2 protein — translation MSTPAVSVIMNCLNSARDLRAALDSLMAQSFEDFEVVFWDNGSTDDSPAIARSYGPRLRYFRGEKTVPLGAARNLALAQARGRYLAFLDCDDLWRPQKLEKQVALFEANERVGLVCTDTEIFDGRRVLKRLFAEARPARGMVFGALMERQWISMSSAMIRREALAGLAADAGTREGGWFDESLNVCEEADVFYRIAHDWELDYVDEPLTLWRVHGANTTFRKFGQFADETLRILDKHRRLYPGYDAEHADLAALLTRRAAFQKAVALWREGRNAEARAAIAPWRKLSRKYRLFWWASFLPGSLFDLSARIYFALPAGLRR, via the coding sequence ATGAGCACTCCCGCCGTCTCCGTGATCATGAACTGCCTGAACAGCGCGCGGGATCTGCGCGCGGCCCTGGACAGCCTCATGGCCCAGAGCTTTGAGGATTTTGAAGTCGTCTTCTGGGACAATGGATCCACGGACGACAGCCCGGCCATCGCCCGGAGCTACGGTCCCAGGCTGCGCTATTTTCGCGGTGAAAAAACCGTGCCCCTGGGCGCGGCGCGCAATCTGGCCCTGGCTCAGGCGCGCGGCCGCTATCTGGCTTTTCTGGACTGCGACGATCTCTGGCGTCCGCAAAAACTGGAAAAACAGGTGGCCCTGTTCGAAGCCAATGAGCGGGTGGGGCTGGTCTGCACGGATACGGAGATTTTTGACGGCAGACGTGTGCTCAAGCGCCTCTTCGCCGAGGCCCGGCCCGCGCGCGGCATGGTCTTCGGCGCGCTCATGGAGCGACAGTGGATTTCCATGTCCTCGGCCATGATCCGGCGCGAGGCTCTGGCCGGGCTGGCGGCCGATGCCGGGACACGGGAGGGCGGCTGGTTTGACGAAAGCCTCAACGTCTGCGAGGAGGCCGACGTCTTTTACCGCATCGCCCATGATTGGGAGCTGGACTACGTGGATGAGCCCCTGACCCTCTGGCGGGTGCACGGGGCCAACACCACGTTCCGCAAATTCGGCCAGTTCGCGGATGAGACCTTGCGCATTCTGGACAAGCACCGCCGCCTCTATCCCGGCTATGACGCGGAGCACGCCGATCTGGCGGCCCTGCTGACGCGGCGCGCGGCCTTTCAGAAGGCCGTGGCCCTCTGGCGCGAGGGGCGCAACGCCGAGGCCCGCGCCGCTATCGCGCCCTGGCGCAAGCTGTCGCGCAAGTACCGTCTGTTCTGGTGGGCCAGTTTTCTGCCCGGCTCTCTTTTCGATCTGTCGGCGCGGATTTATTTCGCCCTGCCCGCCGGGTTGCGTCGCTGA
- a CDS encoding HAMP domain-containing methyl-accepting chemotaxis protein yields the protein MKNLKIWQKMAVGIGLILLLAVSISAVSLNVMGTVERETTHIKEAFAPLQQRANVLNQQVTAIPGQMLAFQEGSAKAWENVQSLLDQTDQSLTGLAAHLKANPDTIPDTGKTAAGRKAFESLKTTLLETHAAQQELVALRKRMNEAGASLLSETRAYMQRMNAVLNQFVAEQNSTEAARALPLVQAGQRIMDAINYLRVRMLRSLSENNREYAKDNLPVFFPALLKQVDELLPQIKRADLRELLTNLRVHIEEYRDAQAQTLQLWKRIDELDARRDQACEAGILAARGIAGAGDRLQDAAINAVDKQSERAITLIYTVSAVALLAGLLIGLVLTRGITGPVSRALRFARAVADGQLDQRLGLARKDEIGQLSVALDSMVDALNEKIGEAEQQSRKAEEQSRKAQEAMHEAERAGQEAQAKTRAMLAAADKLEAMGNVFSSASTQLSAQIEQADKGAGEAARRLSEAATAMNEMDATVQDVARNAGSASSASTETKGKALTGAGIVEKAVQSIEEVHRMSIAVKEDMAQLNEHAQAITRIMNVISDIADQTNLLALNAAIEAARAGEAGRGFAVVADEVRKLAEKTMASTQDVGNAITAIQESTSKSMDAVDAAVDQIGQATELASDSGRALEDIVATVEATADQVNAIATASEEQSSASQEINQSLILVSDRAKETAIVMAEAAKAVEELAGQAQGLTRLIQELKQS from the coding sequence ATGAAGAATCTGAAAATCTGGCAGAAGATGGCCGTGGGCATCGGCCTCATACTGCTGCTGGCCGTATCCATCAGCGCGGTATCCCTGAACGTGATGGGAACTGTGGAGCGGGAAACCACCCATATCAAAGAGGCTTTCGCGCCCCTGCAGCAGCGTGCCAATGTCCTGAACCAGCAGGTGACCGCCATTCCCGGCCAGATGCTCGCCTTTCAGGAGGGCAGCGCCAAGGCCTGGGAGAATGTTCAAAGCCTGCTGGATCAGACCGACCAGAGTCTGACCGGCCTTGCGGCCCACCTCAAGGCCAATCCCGACACCATCCCGGACACGGGTAAAACCGCAGCGGGCCGCAAGGCCTTTGAAAGCCTGAAGACAACGCTGCTGGAAACGCACGCGGCCCAGCAGGAGCTGGTGGCCCTGCGCAAACGGATGAACGAGGCAGGCGCGAGTCTGCTGAGCGAGACGCGGGCCTACATGCAGCGGATGAACGCGGTGCTCAACCAGTTCGTGGCGGAGCAGAACAGCACGGAAGCGGCCAGAGCCCTGCCCCTGGTCCAGGCCGGGCAGCGGATCATGGACGCCATCAATTACCTCCGCGTCCGCATGTTGCGCAGCCTGTCCGAAAACAACCGGGAGTATGCCAAAGACAACCTGCCGGTGTTTTTTCCCGCGCTGCTCAAACAGGTGGACGAACTGCTGCCGCAAATAAAAAGAGCCGACCTGCGGGAACTCCTGACCAACCTGCGCGTCCATATTGAGGAATACAGGGACGCCCAGGCCCAAACGCTGCAACTCTGGAAGCGCATCGACGAGCTTGACGCCCGGCGCGATCAGGCCTGTGAGGCGGGCATCCTGGCCGCGCGCGGCATCGCCGGAGCCGGCGACAGACTCCAGGATGCGGCCATCAATGCCGTGGACAAGCAAAGCGAAAGGGCCATCACCCTGATTTACACGGTCAGCGCAGTCGCCCTGCTCGCGGGCCTGCTGATCGGCCTCGTGCTCACCCGCGGCATCACCGGCCCGGTGAGCCGGGCCCTGCGCTTCGCCCGCGCCGTGGCCGACGGACAGCTGGACCAGCGGCTGGGCCTGGCCAGAAAGGATGAAATCGGCCAGCTCTCCGTGGCGCTGGACAGCATGGTGGACGCGCTGAACGAAAAAATCGGCGAAGCCGAACAACAATCCCGCAAAGCCGAGGAACAATCCCGCAAGGCGCAGGAGGCCATGCACGAGGCGGAACGCGCCGGCCAGGAAGCACAGGCCAAAACCAGGGCCATGCTGGCGGCTGCGGACAAGCTGGAAGCCATGGGCAATGTGTTTTCCTCGGCCTCCACCCAATTGTCCGCCCAGATCGAGCAGGCCGACAAGGGCGCGGGCGAAGCGGCCCGGCGCCTTTCGGAAGCGGCCACGGCCATGAACGAAATGGACGCCACGGTTCAGGATGTGGCCCGGAACGCCGGTTCGGCCTCTTCCGCCTCCACGGAAACCAAGGGAAAAGCCCTGACCGGCGCGGGCATTGTGGAGAAGGCCGTACAGAGCATTGAGGAAGTGCATCGCATGTCCATAGCGGTCAAGGAGGACATGGCCCAGCTCAATGAGCACGCCCAGGCCATTACCCGGATCATGAACGTGATCTCGGACATTGCGGACCAGACCAACCTGCTGGCCCTCAACGCGGCCATCGAGGCGGCGCGTGCCGGTGAGGCCGGGCGCGGTTTCGCCGTGGTGGCCGACGAGGTGCGCAAACTGGCTGAAAAAACCATGGCTTCCACGCAAGACGTGGGCAACGCCATCACGGCCATTCAGGAGAGCACAAGCAAAAGCATGGACGCCGTAGACGCCGCTGTGGACCAGATCGGCCAGGCCACGGAGCTGGCCAGCGACTCGGGCCGGGCGCTGGAGGATATCGTGGCCACGGTGGAAGCCACCGCCGACCAGGTCAACGCCATTGCCACAGCCAGCGAGGAGCAGTCCTCCGCCAGTCAGGAAATCAATCAGTCCCTGATCCTGGTCAGCGACAGGGCCAAGGAAACCGCCATCGTCATGGCTGAAGCGGCCAAGGCCGTCGAGGAACTGGCCGGTCAGGCCCAGGGCCTGACGCGGCTGATTCAGGAACTGAAACAAAGCTGA